The stretch of DNA TAAAAAAAGTGTCGGAAGACATCGACGGCCGGTTTCATTTCAACGCCGCGATCGCCGCGATCATGGAACTTTCCAATGCGCTCAGCGCGGCGGCCCAGGACGATGGCGCCGCCAAGAGTGGCGCAGCGATCATTAAAGAAGGGCTCGAAGCGATGATCCTGTTGCTCGCGCCGTTCGTGCCGCATATCGCCAGCGAACTCTGGGAGCAGCTCGGTCATCGCGAGCGCGTCGATCAAGCGGCCTGGCCGAATTATTCCACTGCGGCGCTGGAAGAAGAAGAGTTGTTGATCGTTGTTCAGGTCGACGGCAAGGTGCGCGGTAAAATTACCGCGCCGGCCGAGGTCACCCAAGAGCGCATTCAGGCTTTGGCGTTGGCCGATGCGAAAGTCGTCGGATTTCTTGAAGGTAAAAAAGTGAAACGCGTGGTTTATGTGCCGCGCCGATTGGTAAACATCGTCCTGGAGGGATAACCCGTGGTCATCACTAACAATTCAACCATCGCCATGAAGGCGCTGATGCTCATTCTATTACCGGTGGTGCTGAGCAGCGGCTGCGGTTATCAGTTTGCCGGCAGCGGCGCCTTGCTGCCCAAGGATGCGCGGACGTTGTTCGTCGAATCGTTCGTCAATCGCAGCCGCGATGTCGGCTTGGAAAAAGAAGTTGCCACGGCGCTGCGCGGCGAATTTTACCGGCGCGGGCCGCTGCGCATCGTCGATCAGTTCGATCAAGCCGATGTGATTCTCACCGGCGTGGTTCGTCCGGTGGAAAACAACGTCGCGTCGGTCAACGGCCGGGACGAAGCATTGCAGTACTATCATACGATTATCGTCGACGTGAGCCTACGTCAGCGGGAGTCTAATAACGTGTTGTGGCGCATCGACGCCATACGCCTCAGCGATCTTTACCCTGGGTCGCGCGCCGCGGTGGTTACGACTTCGTCCAATTTTCGTACCGGGACGTTGAACGCGGCCGATGTCGGCCGTTTAACAGATGTGCAACTCACCGAATTCGAGCGCCGGGATTCGCTCCGTCAGCTGACGGAGCAGTTCGCGAAAGAAGTATACCAGCGGATAATGGAAATGTTCTGAACTACCCGCGCCGGGGCGGGTAGGCGACGATGCGACGAACGGCTTCTAGCTGGCGGCAGCGGCTTTTGACGCGGACCGGGAGAGGCGAGAAAGCCAGCGCGAGGCGGTGTTGCTTTTGATCAAACCCTTGCTGACGGCTTTGCCCAAGGCTTTGTTAACTTCGCGCAACTGACTCACAGTCGTTGCGGCATTTTTCTCTTCAATCGCCAGTCGAGTCTTCTTGAGTAAGGTGCGCAGTTTGGATCGCGCTTCGATGTTGCGCGCCCGCCGCTTCAAGCTCTGCCCATGTCTTTTAATAACGGAAGTATGTACGGCCAAGGAGTTCCTCCAAATTAATTGTTTAAGCTTTGTACCATCGGCGATCCGTAGAGTCAATGTTGTTGCCGCGCTGCCATTGGCGCTTGTTTCGCGCTTCATGCTCGCGATGATTGATTAGCTTGTATGAGATTTGCTGTGAACCTGCTTTTGGTTATCGTCAATTTGGCGCAGCACTCCA from Deltaproteobacteria bacterium encodes:
- the rpsT gene encoding 30S ribosomal protein S20, translated to MKRETSANGSAATTLTLRIADGTKLKQLIWRNSLAVHTSVIKRHGQSLKRRARNIEARSKLRTLLKKTRLAIEEKNAATTVSQLREVNKALGKAVSKGLIKSNTASRWLSRLSRSASKAAAAS